AACAGCACCGTCACCGACTCGAACAGCGCGGTGCCGTTGTGGTTCATGCTCGCGCTGAGCGGCAGCACGAACCGCGACACGCTCGGCGGGACGCCCAGTTCCTCCTCAGCGCACTGCATCGCGGTGGGGAGCGTCGCGCTCGACGAGCTCGTACTGAACGCGGTCACCATCGTTCCGCGTGCGCGCTTGAAAAACTCCAGCGGCGACATCCCGCCGAGGAATTTCACCAATAGAGGGAGCACGACGCACAAGTGAAGGGTCAGCCCGCCGAGCACGGTGAACACGAACGCCGCGAGCGCGACCAGCACCTTGTACCCGAGCGCTGCGGTCGTGGTGAAGATCAGGCAAAACACGGCATACGGGGCGATCGCCATCGCGAGCCGGAGAATGAAGTCGGCAATGAAATTGACGCCTTCAAGTAGGTCGATCATCAATTTGGCGCGGTCGGGTGCCATCCGCGTGAGCGCGATGCCCACGATGAGCGCGGTGAAGATGACCGCGAGCATATCGTTCTCGACGAACGCCTTCAGTGGGTAGCGGGGCACGATCTTCACGAACGTGTTAATGCCGAACCCTTCGTCCCCCTCTTTCTTGTCCAACTTCTTGTCGGCCTCTTTCGAGTATTCCGCGAGCAGTTCCTTTTTCTTCTCCTCCGGGATCTGGTCCCCGGGGCGGACGGCGTTCACGAGCGACAGCCCAATGGCCGCAGCGCACGCGGTCGTCACGAGGAAGTAACTGACCGTCTTGAGCCCGACGCGCCCGACGTTCTGCCCGCCCCCGAGTCGCGTCACGCCGACCGCGAGCGACGCGAACACGAGCGGGATGATCGCCATGAACAGCAGGTTCAGGAAGACGTCGCCGACGGGCTTGGTGACGTACTTAATCACTCCCGCGACCAGTGCCGCATCGATCGTGCCTTCGGCTTTGAGTGCGTTCACCGCACAACCGAGTACGGCCCCGCCGACGAGACCGAGCAGGATGCGCGTGTGCGGAACCGATTGCGCGGCGGCCATAGTGTGCCCGGGATGGTGCGGTCGGCAGAATAAACGAAGTGCTGTTGTACCGCATCTAACAGGAGCACGCCATCCCGCGCCCTGGGTGCCGCAAGGGGCGGGCGCGATTCAACTGGTCTGCGCACCGAGTCAGCGGTAATGTTCTTCACAACTACCTCACACGGCACCATTCCCCATGTTCGACTACCTCATCCGCAACGGGCGCGTCGTAGACGGCACCGGCCTTCCGTGGGTCGCGGCGAATGTTGGCATCACCGGGGATCGTATTGCGGCCGTGGGCGCGCTCGGCGGGGCGAGCGCGAAGCAAGTGATCGACGCGGCCGGGAAGGTGGTGTGCCCCGGCTTCGTGGACGCACACGTCCACGGCGACTTGCCGCTGCTCGCCGATCCCGCGCACGAACAGGGCGTCCGTCAGGGCGTGACCACGCACGTCATCGGTCAGGACGGGGTTGCGTTCGCGCCCGCGTCGCCGGCAACGATGGCGTACATGCGGCGCTATACCGCCGGCTTCAATGGCAACTTCCCAACTCCCGGTCGTAACTGGTATTCGATTGGTGAGTTCCTCACACAGTTCGACGGGCAGTCTTCCATCAATGCCTGTGTGCTGATCCCCAACGGCAACGTTCGGATGGAGGTGACGGGCCTCGATCCGCGAAAGCCCACGCCCGCCGAACT
The Gemmata palustris DNA segment above includes these coding regions:
- a CDS encoding dicarboxylate/amino acid:cation symporter produces the protein MAAAQSVPHTRILLGLVGGAVLGCAVNALKAEGTIDAALVAGVIKYVTKPVGDVFLNLLFMAIIPLVFASLAVGVTRLGGGQNVGRVGLKTVSYFLVTTACAAAIGLSLVNAVRPGDQIPEEKKKELLAEYSKEADKKLDKKEGDEGFGINTFVKIVPRYPLKAFVENDMLAVIFTALIVGIALTRMAPDRAKLMIDLLEGVNFIADFILRLAMAIAPYAVFCLIFTTTAALGYKVLVALAAFVFTVLGGLTLHLCVVLPLLVKFLGGMSPLEFFKRARGTMVTAFSTSSSSATLPTAMQCAEEELGVPPSVSRFVLPLSASMNHNGTALFESVTVLFLAQAFGVDLNFGQQLVVLVLCILTATGMAGVPGGSLPLIGLILVQVSVPAGAIALVLGVDRILDMCRTMVNVTADLTTAVFVARSEPAIDAPPTPAEKAADVSSANAPE